A region of Sulfitobacter faviae DNA encodes the following proteins:
- the trpE gene encoding anthranilate synthase component I, whose translation MALTPDFDSFARAYEAGENQIVYTRLAADLDTPVSLMLKLTGAAENAFVLESVTGGDVRGRYSIIGMKPDLIWRCRGETSALNRAARYDADAFEDMPGDPLDRLRDVIAESRITLPDDLPQAAAGLFGYLGYDMIRLVEHLPNVNPDPLCLPDAVMVRPSVVAVLDGVKGEVTIVSPAWVSEGQTARAAYAQAAERVMDAVRDLERAMPQTSRDLGEAEDAPEPVSNFTRDAYKSAVEKARDYIKAGDIFQVVPSQRWAQGFTQPPFALYRSLRRTNPSPFMFYFNFGGFHVVGASPEILVRVFGNEVTIRPIAGTRKRGATPEEDRALEADLLSDPKELAEHLMLLDLGRNDVGRVAKIGSVRPTEEFIVERYSHVMHIVSNVVGELKEGKDALDAFFAGMPAGTVSGAPKVRAMEIIDELEPEKRGVYGGGVGYFSAGGDMDMCIALRTAVVKDETLYIQAGGGVVYDSDPEAEFMETVHKSGAIRRAAADASRFGGKGNG comes from the coding sequence ATGGCCCTGACCCCTGATTTCGATAGTTTCGCCCGCGCCTATGAGGCGGGCGAGAATCAGATCGTCTACACCCGCCTTGCCGCCGATCTCGACACGCCTGTGTCCTTGATGCTGAAACTCACCGGCGCGGCGGAGAATGCCTTTGTGCTAGAATCCGTCACCGGCGGCGATGTGCGCGGGCGGTATTCGATCATCGGCATGAAACCCGACCTGATCTGGCGCTGCCGGGGCGAGACCTCCGCGCTCAACCGTGCGGCGCGCTATGATGCCGATGCCTTTGAGGATATGCCCGGTGACCCGCTGGACCGTCTGCGCGACGTGATCGCGGAATCGCGGATCACCCTGCCCGACGATCTGCCGCAAGCCGCCGCCGGGCTATTCGGCTACCTCGGCTATGACATGATCCGGCTGGTGGAACATCTGCCCAATGTGAACCCCGACCCTCTGTGCCTGCCCGACGCGGTGATGGTGCGCCCTTCGGTGGTCGCAGTCCTCGACGGGGTGAAAGGCGAGGTCACCATCGTCTCCCCCGCTTGGGTGTCCGAGGGCCAAACCGCCCGCGCGGCCTATGCCCAAGCCGCCGAGCGGGTGATGGACGCCGTGCGCGATCTGGAACGCGCCATGCCACAAACCTCCCGCGATTTGGGAGAGGCCGAAGACGCGCCGGAGCCGGTCAGCAATTTCACCCGCGATGCCTATAAATCCGCCGTGGAGAAGGCGCGCGACTATATCAAGGCGGGCGATATCTTTCAGGTGGTGCCAAGCCAGCGGTGGGCCCAAGGTTTCACCCAACCGCCCTTCGCGCTCTACCGCAGCCTGCGGCGCACCAACCCCTCGCCCTTCATGTTCTATTTCAACTTCGGCGGCTTCCATGTGGTCGGCGCCAGCCCCGAGATCCTCGTCCGGGTCTTCGGCAACGAAGTGACCATCCGACCCATCGCAGGCACCCGAAAACGCGGCGCCACCCCGGAGGAGGATCGCGCGCTAGAAGCCGATTTGCTTAGCGACCCCAAGGAGTTGGCAGAACACCTGATGCTGCTGGATCTGGGCCGCAACGACGTGGGCCGGGTCGCCAAGATCGGCAGCGTGCGCCCGACGGAAGAGTTCATCGTCGAGCGCTACAGCCACGTCATGCACATCGTCTCCAACGTGGTGGGCGAGTTGAAAGAGGGCAAGGACGCACTCGACGCCTTCTTTGCGGGCATGCCTGCGGGCACCGTTTCCGGCGCGCCAAAGGTCCGCGCGATGGAGATCATCGACGAGTTGGAACCCGAGAAGCGCGGCGTCTATGGCGGCGGCGTGGGCTATTTCAGCGCGGGCGGCGACATGGACATGTGCATCGCCCTGCGCACCGCTGTGGTGAAGGACGAGACCCTCTATATCCAAGCAGGCGGCGGCGTGGTCTATGACAGCGACCCCGAGGCCGAGTTCATGGAAACCGTGCATAAATCCGGCGCGATCCGCCGCGCGGCTGCGGATGCATCGCGTTTCGGTGGCAAGGGCAACGGCTGA
- a CDS encoding divergent polysaccharide deacteylase family protein, translating to MARGVLSGLIWGGVASIGVAGAVSLMMPLPLPPQVGDAPGSGPAPARINVTDAGEQGRSRDTAPVLNAPAPRADVPQQDSLAALDPDTQTSASLPETGGAEGLSTPAAPEGQTPMSPGAEEPVMPNPQATAPDAPPAADELSISTEPAQPPAPDVADIEGAFDAPQGMAAPEVEEEEAITLPAEEVVIEEPEVEADALEDAPRGEAEAAEADLSSPVPEPESIEGASPAPLEETEVAEATPEPAETEADNRPAIGTPATSLTERDTGVVINRPGAEVVAEPAEADEIVNEDPRPVVVNSLASDLQEGKPLMSVVLIDDGTSVTAGSAGLAALRSFPYPLSFAVDSTLPDAAERVETYREAGFEVLAMVDLPQGAQPSDAETTFGATLDQIGPVVGVLEGTESGFQGSRALADQVTDILAQSGHGLVTQDKGLNTMPKLARKAGVPADPVFRDFDSKEQSARVIRRFLDQAAFKAGQEGAVIMLGRLRPDTVSALLLWGLQDRASDVALVPISAVLLREE from the coding sequence ATGGCACGCGGAGTTCTGAGCGGGCTGATTTGGGGCGGTGTGGCAAGCATCGGTGTGGCCGGTGCGGTGTCGCTGATGATGCCTTTGCCGCTGCCGCCGCAGGTGGGCGATGCGCCCGGATCCGGCCCCGCCCCGGCGCGGATCAACGTGACGGATGCAGGCGAGCAGGGGCGCAGCCGCGATACCGCGCCGGTGTTGAACGCCCCCGCGCCGCGCGCGGATGTGCCGCAGCAAGACAGCCTCGCCGCGCTCGACCCCGACACACAGACCTCGGCCAGCCTGCCAGAGACCGGCGGTGCCGAGGGGCTCAGCACCCCCGCGGCCCCCGAGGGGCAGACGCCGATGTCGCCCGGCGCGGAAGAGCCTGTCATGCCCAATCCGCAGGCCACGGCGCCGGATGCGCCGCCCGCGGCGGATGAGCTTTCGATCAGCACCGAACCCGCGCAGCCGCCCGCGCCGGATGTGGCGGATATCGAAGGGGCCTTTGACGCGCCGCAGGGCATGGCCGCGCCGGAGGTCGAAGAGGAGGAGGCGATCACCCTGCCTGCGGAGGAGGTCGTGATCGAAGAGCCGGAGGTTGAAGCCGATGCGCTTGAAGACGCGCCCCGCGGTGAGGCGGAGGCCGCTGAGGCTGACCTGTCTTCCCCGGTGCCTGAGCCGGAGAGCATCGAGGGGGCAAGCCCCGCGCCGCTGGAAGAGACGGAGGTTGCCGAAGCCACCCCAGAGCCTGCTGAAACTGAAGCCGACAATCGCCCGGCCATCGGCACACCAGCGACCAGCCTGACCGAGCGAGATACAGGCGTCGTGATCAACCGCCCCGGCGCAGAGGTGGTGGCAGAGCCCGCTGAAGCTGACGAAATCGTGAATGAAGACCCGCGCCCCGTGGTGGTCAACAGCCTCGCGAGCGACCTGCAGGAGGGCAAGCCGCTGATGAGCGTGGTGCTGATCGATGATGGCACCTCGGTCACCGCAGGCAGCGCCGGGTTGGCCGCATTGCGCAGCTTTCCCTATCCGCTGAGTTTCGCCGTCGATAGCACCCTGCCGGACGCCGCCGAGCGGGTGGAAACCTACCGCGAGGCAGGGTTCGAGGTTTTGGCCATGGTCGACCTGCCGCAGGGCGCGCAGCCCAGCGATGCCGAGACCACATTTGGCGCAACGCTCGACCAGATCGGCCCGGTGGTGGGGGTGTTGGAAGGCACCGAAAGCGGCTTCCAAGGCAGCCGCGCGCTGGCCGATCAGGTGACCGATATCCTCGCGCAATCCGGCCACGGGCTGGTGACGCAGGACAAGGGGCTTAACACCATGCCCAAGCTGGCCCGCAAGGCGGGTGTGCCTGCCGATCCGGTGTTTCGCGATTTTGACAGCAAGGAGCAATCCGCGCGGGTGATCCGGCGTTTTCTGGATCAAGCGGCTTTCAAAGCGGGGCAGGAGGGCGCGGTGATCATGCTGGGCCGCCTGCGGCCCGATACCGTCTCCGCCCTGCTGCTCTGGGGGCTGCAAGACCGGGCGAGCGATGTGGCCTTGGTCCCGATCTCGGCGGTGCTGCTGCGCGAGGAGTGA
- a CDS encoding anthranilate synthase component II, with protein MLLLIDNYDSFTYNLVHYLGSLGADVQVHRNDALSVDEAMAMNPAGILLSPGPCDPDQAGICLELTHAAAAARVPLLGVCLGHQTLGQAFGGKVVRADDIVHGKLGQMQHDGRGVFAGLPSPFGATRYHSLVVERASLPDCLEITAALEDGTIMGLQHRELPLHGVQFHPESIRSEHGHALLQNFLNEMKVPA; from the coding sequence GTGCTGCTGCTCATCGATAACTACGACAGCTTTACCTATAACTTGGTCCACTATCTGGGCAGCCTCGGGGCGGATGTGCAGGTGCACCGCAACGACGCGCTCAGCGTGGACGAAGCGATGGCCATGAACCCCGCCGGTATCCTGCTGTCTCCCGGCCCCTGTGACCCCGACCAAGCGGGAATTTGCCTAGAGCTGACCCATGCCGCCGCCGCCGCGCGCGTGCCGCTTCTGGGGGTCTGCCTTGGCCATCAGACGCTGGGCCAAGCCTTCGGCGGTAAGGTCGTGCGTGCGGATGATATCGTGCATGGCAAACTGGGCCAGATGCAGCACGACGGGCGCGGGGTTTTCGCCGGCCTCCCCTCGCCCTTCGGGGCCACGCGCTATCACTCGCTGGTGGTCGAACGCGCGAGCTTGCCCGACTGCCTTGAGATTACCGCAGCGCTTGAAGACGGCACCATCATGGGCCTGCAACACCGCGAGTTGCCGCTACACGGCGTGCAATTCCACCCGGAATCGATCCGGTCCGAGCATGGCCACGCCCTGCTGCAAAACTTCCTGAACGAGATGAAGGTCCCGGCATGA
- the trpD gene encoding anthranilate phosphoribosyltransferase: MSSALKPLLDAAANGPLTSDQAVEAFEILFEGEATPSQIGGFLMALRTRGETVTEYAAAAKVMRSKCNPVHAPEGAIDIVGTGGDGKGTLNISTAAAFVAAGAGAVVAKHGNRNLSSKSGASDALSQLGINVMVGPAVVERELAEAGIGFMMAPMHHPAVAHVMPTRSELGTRTIFNILGPLTNPAGVKRQLTGAYTRQLIEPMALTLKQLGSEKAWLVHGSDGTDELTITGVSWVAALEDGVVNLRELHPEDAGLPVHPFEAIAGGEPAENTKHFKALLDGVPSGYRDAVLLNAASALVVADVAPDLKTGVEMARESIDSGAARERIEKVAQISQSA, translated from the coding sequence ATGAGTAGCGCGTTGAAACCCCTGCTTGATGCCGCCGCGAACGGGCCGCTGACCTCGGATCAGGCCGTTGAAGCCTTTGAAATTCTGTTCGAGGGCGAAGCGACCCCCAGCCAGATCGGCGGTTTCCTCATGGCGCTGCGCACGCGCGGCGAGACGGTCACCGAATATGCCGCCGCGGCAAAGGTCATGCGCAGCAAATGCAACCCTGTGCATGCGCCCGAAGGCGCGATCGACATCGTTGGTACCGGCGGTGACGGCAAGGGCACGCTGAACATCTCGACCGCCGCCGCCTTCGTGGCCGCAGGCGCGGGCGCTGTCGTGGCGAAACATGGCAACCGCAACCTCAGCTCGAAATCGGGTGCTTCCGACGCGCTGTCGCAACTGGGGATCAACGTCATGGTCGGCCCCGCGGTGGTCGAGCGTGAATTGGCCGAGGCCGGTATCGGTTTCATGATGGCGCCCATGCATCACCCCGCCGTCGCCCATGTCATGCCGACCCGGTCCGAACTTGGCACCCGCACGATCTTTAACATCCTTGGGCCGCTGACCAATCCGGCAGGGGTCAAACGGCAGTTGACCGGCGCCTATACGCGCCAGCTGATCGAACCGATGGCGCTGACGCTGAAACAACTTGGTTCGGAAAAAGCATGGCTGGTGCACGGCTCGGACGGCACGGATGAGTTGACCATCACCGGTGTCAGCTGGGTCGCAGCACTGGAAGACGGTGTCGTCAACCTGCGCGAATTGCACCCCGAAGACGCGGGCCTTCCGGTCCATCCGTTCGAGGCCATCGCCGGGGGTGAGCCCGCCGAAAACACCAAACATTTCAAGGCGCTCCTTGACGGAGTTCCATCAGGCTACCGCGACGCGGTGCTGCTGAACGCGGCCTCTGCTTTGGTGGTGGCCGATGTGGCCCCAGATCTGAAAACCGGCGTTGAGATGGCCCGCGAAAGCATCGACAGTGGCGCTGCGCGCGAGCGGATCGAAAAAGTGGCGCAGATCAGCCAGTCGGCATGA
- a CDS encoding uracil-DNA glycosylase, which produces MTLPSLTALGAWAELPFFAEDWPRIAEQLAAETRVVLPPAPQIFAALEHLQPAAVEVVILGQDPYPTPGHAHGYAFSAEPDVRPIPRSLANIFKELDADLGASPQDPDLRFWADQGVLLLNNVLTVPAGCAHGHARLGWRKLTAQVLNGLSDRPRAYLLWGAHAQKAAAEVDPARNLKIETPHPSPLSARRGFFGSRPFSRVNDWLQGQGKPGIHWTKP; this is translated from the coding sequence ATGACGCTACCCAGCCTCACTGCCCTCGGCGCATGGGCCGAGCTGCCCTTTTTTGCCGAGGATTGGCCGCGTATTGCCGAGCAGCTTGCCGCAGAAACGAGGGTGGTCCTACCGCCCGCCCCGCAGATATTCGCAGCACTTGAGCATCTGCAACCAGCGGCTGTGGAGGTGGTGATCCTTGGCCAAGACCCCTATCCGACACCCGGCCACGCCCATGGCTATGCCTTTTCGGCCGAGCCGGATGTGCGCCCCATTCCCCGCTCCCTTGCCAATATCTTCAAAGAGTTAGACGCCGATCTTGGCGCATCACCGCAAGACCCGGATCTGCGGTTCTGGGCCGATCAAGGGGTTCTGCTGCTCAATAACGTGCTGACCGTTCCGGCGGGCTGCGCGCATGGGCATGCGAGGCTCGGATGGCGAAAGTTGACCGCTCAGGTGCTCAACGGTCTTTCTGATCGCCCCCGCGCCTACCTGCTTTGGGGGGCGCATGCGCAAAAGGCGGCGGCAGAGGTCGATCCGGCGCGCAACCTGAAGATAGAGACGCCGCACCCTTCACCGCTGTCGGCAAGGCGCGGCTTCTTCGGCTCACGCCCCTTCAGCCGCGTGAATGACTGGTTGCAGGGCCAAGGCAAGCCCGGCATACATTGGACAAAGCCGTGA
- the trpC gene encoding indole-3-glycerol phosphate synthase TrpC, producing MTATILEKIKAYKLDEIAAAKAEKSQAEVEAAARAAPPVRPFAQSLHKASREGYGLIAEIKKASPSKGLIREDFEPAALARAYAAGGATCLSVLTDTPSFQGAKEFLVEARAECDLPVLRKDFLYDPYQVAEARSLGADCILIIMASVSDAQAAELEQAADEWGMDALIEVHDADELARAEKLNSRMIGINNRNLNTFETSLDVTRQLSEAVPHDRMLVCESGLYTPADLADMAVYGARCFLIGESLMRQQDVEQATRDLLANPLVPGGM from the coding sequence ATGACCGCCACAATTCTTGAAAAAATCAAAGCCTATAAGCTGGACGAAATTGCCGCTGCCAAGGCCGAAAAATCGCAGGCAGAGGTCGAGGCCGCGGCCCGCGCGGCCCCGCCAGTCCGCCCCTTCGCGCAGAGCTTGCACAAAGCCTCCCGCGAAGGCTATGGCCTGATCGCCGAGATCAAAAAAGCCAGCCCCTCCAAAGGTTTGATCCGCGAAGATTTCGAACCCGCCGCCCTCGCCCGCGCCTATGCCGCAGGCGGCGCGACCTGCCTCTCGGTCCTTACCGACACCCCGAGTTTTCAGGGCGCGAAGGAATTCCTCGTTGAAGCCCGCGCCGAATGCGATCTGCCGGTCCTGCGCAAAGATTTCCTTTACGATCCCTATCAGGTCGCCGAAGCGCGCAGCCTTGGTGCCGACTGCATCCTGATTATCATGGCCTCCGTCTCTGACGCGCAGGCCGCGGAACTTGAGCAAGCGGCAGATGAATGGGGCATGGACGCGCTGATTGAGGTTCATGACGCGGATGAACTGGCCCGGGCCGAAAAGCTCAACAGCCGCATGATCGGGATAAATAACCGCAATCTCAACACCTTCGAGACCTCTCTTGATGTGACGCGTCAACTGTCAGAGGCCGTCCCCCACGACCGTATGCTGGTTTGTGAATCCGGCCTCTACACCCCCGCCGATCTTGCCGATATGGCGGTCTACGGCGCACGTTGCTTCCTCATCGGCGAAAGCCTGATGCGCCAGCAAGATGTCGAACAGGCCACCCGCGATCTGCTCGCCAACCCGCTTGTTCCCGGAGGGATGTAA
- the moaC gene encoding cyclic pyranopterin monophosphate synthase MoaC codes for MALTHFDAEGDAHMVDVSEKAVTSRVAKAESYIKMTPETLDIITEGRARKGDVLGVARLAGIMAAKRTADLIPLCHPLPITKVSVDLTPDAALPGIRILATVKTTGQTGVEMEALTAASVTALTVYDMAKAVDKAMEIGGTRVVLKDGGKSGRYEAT; via the coding sequence ATGGCGCTCACCCATTTCGACGCCGAGGGCGACGCCCATATGGTCGATGTCTCGGAGAAAGCCGTGACTTCGCGGGTGGCCAAGGCTGAAAGCTACATCAAGATGACGCCGGAAACCCTTGATATCATTACTGAAGGGCGCGCAAGAAAGGGGGATGTTCTGGGGGTCGCAAGGCTTGCCGGGATCATGGCGGCCAAACGGACGGCAGACCTGATCCCGCTTTGCCATCCTTTGCCCATCACCAAGGTCAGCGTTGATCTGACTCCCGACGCCGCACTGCCCGGCATCCGAATTCTCGCCACTGTCAAAACCACCGGTCAAACCGGGGTTGAGATGGAGGCCCTCACCGCAGCCTCCGTCACCGCCCTCACCGTCTATGACATGGCCAAAGCCGTGGATAAGGCGATGGAGATTGGCGGCACGCGGGTCGTTCTGAAAGATGGCGGTAAATCAGGCCGTTACGAGGCGACATGA
- a CDS encoding molybdopterin molybdotransferase MoeA — protein sequence MISVEAALEAVLNLVAPLETEEVALRGANGRVLSQPVRARRSQPPFAASSMDGYALRRAEVEPDAMFKVVGEAAAGHAYAGRLRAGQAVRIFTGAPVPEGADFVVIQEDVTRRGDLITLGHHIDDKDNIRPAGGDFTKGEDLTAPRILRPADVALLAAMNVGQVPVTRKPIIAILATGDELVQPGENPGPDQIIASNSYGLAAMFEEAGAEVRMLPIARDTTASLKQAFALARGADLIVTIGGASVGDHDLIAPVAAELGMEQSFYKVAMRPGKPLMAGKIGDAAMIGLPGNPVSAMVCGAIFVLPMLRRMLGLTEVHAVMREAPLGREIGPNGPRAHYMRAHLRDGALYPDDRQDSSLLSVLAQADALMIRPPNEPARKAGDLQKYILI from the coding sequence ATGATCAGCGTCGAAGCGGCTTTGGAAGCCGTCCTGAACCTTGTCGCCCCTCTGGAAACCGAAGAAGTCGCCCTTCGCGGCGCCAATGGCCGTGTCTTGTCGCAGCCCGTGCGCGCGCGGCGCAGCCAACCGCCTTTCGCCGCCTCCTCTATGGACGGCTACGCCCTGCGCCGCGCCGAAGTCGAACCGGATGCGATGTTCAAGGTCGTCGGCGAAGCCGCGGCGGGCCATGCTTACGCGGGCAGGCTGCGGGCCGGGCAAGCCGTACGCATTTTTACCGGCGCGCCGGTGCCCGAAGGCGCCGATTTCGTGGTGATCCAAGAGGATGTGACCCGGCGCGGCGACCTTATCACCCTCGGCCACCATATTGATGACAAAGACAATATTCGCCCCGCTGGCGGAGACTTCACCAAAGGCGAAGACCTAACCGCCCCGCGCATTCTCCGGCCCGCCGATGTGGCACTGCTCGCCGCCATGAACGTGGGACAGGTGCCTGTCACCCGCAAACCCATCATCGCAATCCTCGCTACGGGGGATGAATTGGTGCAACCCGGTGAAAACCCCGGCCCCGACCAAATTATCGCCTCCAACAGCTACGGTCTCGCCGCGATGTTCGAAGAGGCGGGCGCCGAGGTACGCATGCTGCCCATCGCGCGGGACACCACAGCATCGCTCAAACAGGCCTTCGCCCTGGCCCGTGGCGCTGATTTGATTGTCACCATCGGCGGCGCGTCGGTGGGTGATCATGACCTCATCGCGCCCGTGGCGGCTGAGCTTGGCATGGAGCAATCATTTTACAAGGTCGCGATGCGCCCCGGCAAGCCGTTGATGGCAGGCAAGATCGGTGATGCCGCGATGATCGGGCTGCCGGGAAACCCAGTTTCTGCAATGGTTTGCGGTGCGATTTTCGTGTTGCCCATGCTGCGGCGCATGCTTGGGCTGACCGAAGTACATGCTGTCATGCGCGAAGCCCCCCTTGGACGCGAGATTGGCCCGAATGGGCCGCGTGCGCATTACATGCGCGCCCATCTTCGGGATGGCGCGCTCTACCCGGATGATCGGCAGGATTCGTCACTTCTATCCGTGCTCGCGCAGGCCGATGCACTGATGATCCGCCCGCCTAATGAACCGGCGCGCAAGGCGGGCGATTTGCAAAAGTACATCTTGATTTAA
- the lexA gene encoding transcriptional repressor LexA, which yields MLTKKQLDLLSFIHQRVQRDGVPPSFDEMKLALDLRSKSGIHRLITALEERGFIRRLAHRARAIEVVKLPESLGGAPGFAPRVIDGDRPDAPPPPAAQPVTAHHAFDVPVMGRIAAGVPIEAISQVSHSVTVPGGMIAGQGEHYALEVRGDSMIEAGINDGDIVVIRETSVADNGDIVVALVEDQEATLKRFRRQGSSVALEAANAAYETRVLPSDKVKVQGRLVGLIRTY from the coding sequence ATGCTGACCAAAAAACAACTCGATCTGCTTTCTTTCATTCACCAACGCGTGCAGCGCGACGGCGTCCCGCCCAGCTTTGATGAGATGAAACTGGCCCTCGACTTGCGGTCGAAATCCGGCATCCACCGGCTGATCACGGCATTGGAGGAGCGGGGCTTTATCCGGCGCCTTGCCCACCGTGCGCGTGCGATCGAAGTGGTCAAATTGCCCGAAAGCCTTGGCGGTGCGCCCGGTTTCGCCCCCCGCGTGATCGACGGGGACCGGCCCGATGCCCCGCCCCCGCCTGCGGCGCAACCGGTCACGGCGCATCATGCGTTCGATGTGCCGGTCATGGGCCGGATTGCTGCCGGTGTCCCGATCGAGGCGATCTCCCAAGTTTCCCATAGCGTCACGGTGCCCGGCGGGATGATCGCTGGTCAGGGGGAGCATTACGCCCTCGAAGTGCGCGGCGACTCGATGATCGAGGCGGGTATTAACGATGGCGATATCGTGGTGATCCGAGAAACCTCTGTCGCCGACAATGGCGATATCGTGGTGGCCTTGGTCGAAGATCAGGAAGCGACACTGAAGCGTTTCCGCAGACAAGGGTCTTCGGTCGCTTTGGAAGCCGCCAACGCCGCCTATGAAACGCGAGTCCTGCCCTCGGACAAGGTGAAGGTTCAGGGGCGACTGGTCGGGTTGATCCGCACTTACTGA
- a CDS encoding ComEC/Rec2 family competence protein — protein MGLWNQFSAVMLRQRGHLFCWVPVCLALGIGWYFSLRAEPSEVMLAAGACVVVVLAVVARALPEITAPFAVGAALVLLGLLLAAFRAHSVAAPVLGWRYYGPVEGRVVALDRSQSDAARVTLDQVRLDRVPPARTPPRVRVSLHSTLPGAITPRPGMQVMTTAHLSPPAGPVEPGGFDFQRHAWFAELGAVGYTRVPLLGMADPVEGGIALILFRLRMAASARVRAHLSGDIGGFAAAITTGDRSAISQDALQDLRSSNLAHLLAISGLHMGLLSGVVFGAARLLLALHPVTATRWPSRSIAAGAALIAATGYLALSGGNVATERAYVMCAVALCALMIGRRAISLRAVAIAGIIVLTLRPEALMGPGFQMSFAATTALVAVFGWIRDFEGEVIPKRLRPVAAVVISSTVAGIATAPISAAHFNTIAHYGLVANLLSVPLMGVLVIPAAVLAAILAPFGGEGIPLWAMGLGLEWILSVADVVAHLPGARSFVPGPGGWVLPLLSLGFLWLVLWQGHLRWFGLPAIMLSFTLWQGTTRPDVLVADTGTLVGVMTPAGRALSKDKAAGFVARNWLENDGDGADQALAAQRWAGREEGIIHLSGKRAVAAFSGCQPEEVVVASADMTTARNWGCQVYDPLRLRETGAIALNKSAQGWEVTTAKDRAGTRLWNSRQQRQ, from the coding sequence ATGGGCCTTTGGAACCAGTTTAGCGCCGTGATGCTGCGCCAGCGCGGGCATCTGTTTTGCTGGGTGCCGGTCTGCCTCGCCTTGGGGATCGGCTGGTATTTTTCGCTGCGGGCGGAGCCTTCGGAGGTGATGCTGGCGGCGGGGGCATGTGTCGTGGTCGTGCTGGCGGTCGTCGCGCGGGCGCTGCCCGAGATCACGGCCCCCTTTGCTGTCGGCGCGGCTTTGGTCTTGCTGGGGCTGCTGCTGGCGGCGTTTCGGGCGCATTCGGTGGCGGCCCCAGTTCTCGGCTGGCGTTACTATGGCCCGGTCGAGGGGCGTGTCGTGGCGCTTGACCGAAGCCAGTCCGACGCGGCCCGCGTGACGCTCGATCAGGTCCGGTTGGATCGGGTCCCGCCCGCGCGCACGCCGCCCCGGGTGCGCGTCTCACTCCATTCGACGCTCCCCGGCGCAATTACGCCACGGCCCGGCATGCAGGTGATGACCACGGCGCATCTGTCGCCCCCCGCAGGCCCGGTCGAGCCGGGCGGCTTTGATTTTCAGCGCCATGCTTGGTTTGCCGAATTGGGCGCGGTGGGCTACACCCGCGTGCCGCTCTTGGGCATGGCGGACCCTGTGGAAGGGGGCATCGCGTTGATCCTTTTCCGATTGCGCATGGCCGCCTCCGCGCGGGTGCGCGCCCATCTTTCCGGCGATATCGGCGGTTTCGCCGCCGCCATCACCACCGGTGACCGCAGCGCCATCTCACAAGACGCCCTGCAAGACCTGCGCAGCAGCAATTTGGCGCATCTATTGGCGATCTCGGGCCTGCATATGGGGTTGCTCAGCGGAGTTGTCTTCGGCGCAGCGCGATTGCTTCTCGCGTTGCATCCGGTCACCGCTACCCGTTGGCCAAGCCGAAGCATCGCCGCGGGGGCCGCTCTGATCGCCGCCACCGGATACCTCGCGCTGTCGGGCGGAAATGTCGCGACCGAGCGGGCCTATGTCATGTGCGCCGTGGCGCTATGCGCCCTGATGATCGGGCGGCGGGCAATCTCTCTGCGCGCGGTCGCCATCGCGGGCATCATCGTGCTGACCCTGCGACCCGAGGCGCTAATGGGGCCGGGGTTTCAGATGTCATTCGCCGCGACCACGGCGCTCGTCGCCGTCTTTGGCTGGATCCGCGACTTCGAAGGCGAGGTCATTCCCAAACGCCTCCGCCCCGTTGCCGCGGTGGTGATCTCTTCGACCGTGGCAGGCATCGCCACCGCGCCTATATCGGCCGCGCATTTCAACACGATCGCGCATTATGGATTGGTCGCGAACCTGCTTTCGGTTCCCTTGATGGGGGTCTTGGTTATCCCCGCCGCCGTGCTGGCGGCGATCCTTGCGCCCTTCGGCGGTGAAGGGATACCGCTTTGGGCGATGGGTCTGGGCCTTGAGTGGATCCTATCGGTCGCGGATGTGGTGGCACATCTCCCCGGCGCGCGCAGCTTCGTGCCAGGGCCGGGGGGATGGGTGCTGCCGCTCCTGTCGCTCGGGTTTCTCTGGCTCGTCCTGTGGCAAGGTCATCTACGTTGGTTCGGCCTGCCCGCGATCATGCTGTCTTTCACCCTCTGGCAAGGAACCACACGCCCGGACGTGCTTGTCGCCGACACGGGAACGCTCGTGGGCGTCATGACCCCGGCGGGCAGGGCGCTCAGCAAAGACAAAGCCGCAGGTTTCGTCGCGCGCAATTGGTTGGAGAATGATGGCGACGGCGCGGATCAAGCCTTGGCTGCCCAAAGATGGGCGGGCCGAGAGGAGGGTATCATCCATCTGTCAGGAAAACGCGCGGTCGCCGCCTTTAGCGGCTGCCAGCCCGAGGAGGTCGTGGTTGCGTCCGCCGATATGACGACCGCCCGAAATTGGGGCTGCCAAGTCTACGATCCCTTGCGCCTGCGTGAAACCGGCGCAATCGCGCTGAACAAATCGGCGCAGGGTTGGGAAGTCACCACCGCGAAAGACCGCGCCGGGACGCGTTTATGGAACAGCCGCCAGCAGCGTCAGTAA